In Arachis hypogaea cultivar Tifrunner chromosome 2, arahy.Tifrunner.gnm2.J5K5, whole genome shotgun sequence, a genomic segment contains:
- the LOC140178060 gene encoding putative disease resistance RPP13-like protein 1: MLIVNLVLGKKLGSDLVERLKISLHAAEVLVGDAEDKQLDNQPVRDWLHSLRDSVYWADDLLDAVFTKAATRKEVDSFWPISLLNRDKEMIDKMERVVRRIEFLEKQKDFLGLEKTTKKNFLSWRIPSTSLVEGNIYGREKDQQEIIKMLNDNREHQLSVILIVGIGGVGKTTLAQWLYNNENLMEGFQVKEWVCISEDFNIVEATKNIIGQTARNIEDFNSLQLKLKEKLSEKKFFIVLDDVWSDDGDVWKKFKTPFQYGAKGSIILVTTRVKEVASVLQTCPPYILSELTEECCWSVFANNACFPESNGSSTLEEIGRKIVNKCNGLPLAAETLGRMLRTKHDVKEWEAALKSDIWEFSIKNSKIIPALLISYFQLPAHLKRCFVYCSLYPKDHHFHKDELILLWMAEDLLRPPKRGESLEEVGCECFEELASRLFFKQCEYFDKCFVMHNLLHDLALFLAGDFYCRFEEHGKVESVTTYTRHLSYDSLSHLISEHFDSINKVESLRTLLPNNFFSHSDNIDSITCTLILKLKYLRVLSFLSFEGLNVLPESIGELTYLRYLDLSETSIRTLPESLCDLYNLQTLKLNECSSLTMLPNGMHKLVNLRHLSIRRTCLKEMPEEMSKLKHLHFLSYFMVGKHEDNGIQELGGLLNLHGSFEIKKLENVVDAKQARSARMLDKKHIDNLLLEWCSGDDMVSNTQTERDILDSLQPHHGLKELRIKGYKGTIFPNWVGHCSYQNMTSVSLYSCNNCCMLPSLGQLPSLKSLLIQGFNQLKSIGMEFYKNEGDCHCSPIAPFPSLETLEFWDMPCWEVWHLSDSESFPHLKKLQITDCPMLKGDILNQVFLRFISSLSSDVSKIRKLSIQKDHKGRSQEILLKGDSLSIKGCESVMGSAFKAMSINLLTYLQEIQISGCSYAVSFRGDCLPKSLQKLTILNCSKLEFPQQKYNFMELYIKDSCDSLSSFSLDDFPNLNNLKIEKCETLKSLSLSQPPHAALKHLFIDDCCKFVSFPVEGLAAPNLTHLRVTYCYKLESLPANMNTLLPNLQSLEIQRCSEICKLPKGGFPPNLKELSVGGCEEQLKGLSSMCHFNALIELTIEGYFGVTSYPKVGSLPQLPLLTTLRLWGFLDLETLECDQLLHLTSLQQLHIQWCVKLENMEGQNLPSSLLLLQIIECPLLGEHCKKKDEQYWSKIFYIPTIQVDGEQIF, from the coding sequence TCAACTTGGtcttgggcaagaagcttggctCTGACTTGGTTGAAAGGCTGAAGATTTCTCTGCATGCTGCTGAAGTTCTGGTTGGTGATGCTGAGGACAAGCAACTTGACAACCAACCTGTGAGGGACTGGCTCCACAGTCTCAGGGATTCTGTTTATTGGGCCGATGATTTGCTTGACGCTGTCTTTACCAAAGCCGCCACTCGAAAGGAGGTAGATTCTTTCTGGCCTATTAGCCTCCTCAACAGAGATAAGGAGATGATAGATAAGATGGAAAGGGTGGTTAGAAGAATAGAATTtcttgaaaaacaaaaagatttccTTGGTCTTGAAAAGACTACCAAGAAGAACTTCTTGTCATGGAGAATTCCATCCACATCTCTTGTAGAAGGTAATATATATGGCAGGGAAAAGGACCAACAGGAAATAATCAAGATGTTAAATGATAATAGAGAACATCAGTTGTCTGTGATTCTCATTGTGGGCATAGGTGGGGTTGGCAAAACAACTTTAGCTCAATGGTTGTACAATAATGAAAACTTGATGGAGGGGTTTCAAGTCAAAGAATGGGTTTGCATATCTGAGGACTTTAATATTGTTGAGGCTACAAAGAATATTATAGGTCAAACTGCTCGGAATATTGAGGATTTCAATTCACTTCAACTTAAGTTGAAGGAGAAATTGTCAGAAAAGAAGTTCTTTATTGTTTTGGATGATGTTTGGAGTGATGATGGTGATGTTTGGAAGAAATTCAAAACCCCTTTTCAATATGGGGCCAAGGGAAGTATAATTCTTGTAACAACTCGTGTCAAAGAGGTTGCTTCTGTACTCCAAACTTGTCCTCCTTACATTCTTAGTGAGTTGACTGAAGAATGTTGTTGGTCGGTGTTCGCAAACAATGCTTGTTTTCCAGAATCAAATGGGAGTTCAACATTAGAAGAAATTGGTAGAAAGATTGTCAACAAGTGTAATGGATTGCCATTGGCTGCAGAAACACTTGGGCGCATGTTGCGAACTAAACATGATGTTAAGGAATGGGAAGCTGCATTAAAAAGTGATATTTGGGAATTTTCCATCAAGAATAGCAAAATTATTCCAGCATTGTTAATCAGTTATTTCCAGCTTCCTGCACATTTAAAGCGTTGCTTTGTTTATTGCTCATTGTATCCAAAAGATCACCATTTTCATAAAGATGAACTAATCTTGCTCTGGATGGCTGAAGATCTTTTAAGGCCGccaaagagaggagagagtttAGAAGAGGTTGGTTGCGAGTGTTTTGAAGAATTAGCTTCCAGATTATTTTTCAAACAATGTGAGTACTTTGATAAGTGTTTTGTGATGCATAACCTTTTACATGATTTAGCATTGTTCcttgctggagacttctattgtAGATTTGAAGAACATGGAAAAGTAGAAAGTGTAACTACCTACACTCGCCATTTGTCTTATGATAGTTTGAGTCATCTGATCTCAGAGCATTTTGATTCCATCAATAAAGTTGAATCTTTGAGGACACTTTTgcctaacaattttttttctcattcgGACAACATTGATAGTATAACATGTACCTTGATATTGAAGCTCAAATATTTGAGAGTTTTGTCATTTCTCTCATTTGAAGGACTTAATGTATTGCCTGAATCAATAGGTGAATTAACCTACTTGCGTTACTTAGATCTTTCTGAGACAAGTATTAGAACACTACCAGAATCATTATGTGACTTGTACAATCTACAAACATTGAAACTGAATGAGTGTTCTAGTTTGACCATGTTACCCAATGGCATGCATAAGCTTGTGAATTTGAGACATCTCAGTATTAGAAGAACTTGTTTGAAAGAAATGCCGGAAGAAATGAGCAAATTGAAACACTTGCACTTTTTAAGCTACTTTATGGTGGGCAAGCATGAAGACAATGGAATCCAAGAGTTAGGAGGGCTTTTAAATCTTCATGGATCATTCGAGATTAAGAAATTGGAGAATGTTGTTGATGCCAAACAAGCAAGGAGTGCAAGGATGTTGGATAAGAAGCACATTGACAACTTATTGTTGGAATGGTGTTCAGGTGATGATATGGTTTCAAACACACAAACCGAAAGAGATATACTCGACAGCTTGCAACCTCACCATGGCTTGAAAGAGTTGAGAATCAAGGGCTACAAAGGTACAATATTTCCAAATTGGGTGGGACATTGTTCTTACCAAAATATGACTAGTGTATCTCTATATTCTTGTAACAATTGTTGCATGCTGCCTTCACTTGGACAACTACCATCTCTTAAGTCTCTTCTCATTCAAGGCTTTAATCAGCTCAAGAGTATTGGCATGGAGTTTTACAAGAATGAAGGCGATTGTCATTGTTCGCCAATTGCACCGTTTCCCTCACTCGAGACATTGGAATTTTGGGATATGCCATGCTGGGAAGTGTGGCACTTATCTGATTCAGAATCTTTTCCTCATCTAAAGAAGCTTCAAATAACAGATTGTCCAATGCTAAAGGGAGATATACTTAATCAGGTATTCTTGAGATTCATTTCTTCTTTGTCTTCAGATGTTTCCAAAATTCGCAAGCTAAGTATACAGAAAGATCATAAAGGAAGGTCTCAAGAGATTTTACTTAAGGGGGATAGTTTGTCAATTAAGGGATGTGAATCTGTGATGGGGTCTGCATTTAAGGCAATGAGCATCAACCTTCTAACTTATCTCCAAGAAATACAAATCTCAGGGTGTTCTTATGCTGTATCCTTTCGAGGCGATTGTTTACCAAAATCTTTGCAAAAGCTAACAATCTTGAATTGCAGCAAACTAGAATTCCCTCAGCAGAAATACAATTTCATGGAGCTATATATAAAAGACAGTTGTGATTCACTGTCTTCATTCTCATTGGATGACTTTCCAAATCTCAATAATCTCAAAATAGAAAAGTGTGAGACTCTAAAATCACTTTCATTGTCACAACCACCACATGCAGCTCTTAAACATCTATTCATTGATGACTGTTGCAAATTTGTGTCATTTCCGGTCGAAGGACTAGCTGCACCCAACTTGACTCATCTCAGGGTCACATATTGCTACAAGTTGGAGTCATTGCCTGCTAACATGAATACTCTTCTCCCAAATTTACAGTCATTGGAGATACAACGTTGCTCGGAGATTTGTAAGTTGCCAAAGGGTGGTTTCCCTCCAAACTTGAAAGAGCTTAGTGTGGGAGGTTGTGAGGAACAATTGAAGGGTCTATCATCAATGTGTCACTTCAATGCCCTTATTGAGCTTACAATTGAGGGCTATTTTGGTGTGACATCATATCCAAAGGTTGGTTCACTGCCTCAGCTTCCCTTGCTTACCACTCTGCGCCTCTGGGGCTTTCTTGATTTGGAAACATTGGAGTGTGACCAGCTTCTTCACCTCACATCCCTCCAACAATTACATATTCAATGGTGTGTGAAGCTAGAGAATATGGAAGGACAAAATTTGCCTTCCTCTCTCTTACTACTTCAAATTATAGAGTGTCCTTTGCTTGGAGAACACTGTAAGAAGAAGGATGAACAATACTGGTCCAAAATTTTCTACATCCCCACCATTCAAGTTGATGGTGAACAAATTTTCTGA